One Arachis hypogaea cultivar Tifrunner chromosome 2, arahy.Tifrunner.gnm2.J5K5, whole genome shotgun sequence genomic window, ACTAATACTACTCATACTTAAAATTCCTACACTTTCTACCAAGAAAAGAGAGAAATTGCTACCTGAAGGCACATTATGGAAGATGATTCAGCAAGCAGGGAATTCAGAATACTTTCATTCCTGGACAACCAGGAGTACCTGAATTCACTTTCCCTGAGGCTTTGGTTCTGTTCAAAAACATACAAATTAAGACACAAGTGATTGCATAAATGTTAAAAAACTAAGGGAAAATAGCACAAGACAAGACCTTTGGATCAATCCTTTTGTAAATAGGAGCCAAGATATTGAAAGTGGTGAATGAAACACATGAAGGACCCCTTTCCACCTCCACCATTGATGATGAACAACACTCACTGTCACTGTTATTACTAACAATGGAAAGATCTCCATCACTGTTATCACCACCGCTCATAACATTATAAGAAGAACCCTTCCCTTTTCTCAAGTTGAGCTTAGCAACACTAGAACCTGCAGCTACTACCTGAAATTCCAAGCATAAACCAACATCAAAATCCCCTTCTTTTGTTTTCTCCAAATCCATAACAAAATCACCCCAAAATCAAATTTGAGCTGAAAACAGAACACCCACATGAGCAAAAACAAAACTTGTTCAAGTTTTGAACATAAAAACCAAGACCCAAATGAGCAAAAAACCGAACTTTTTAGGTACAAAAGCGAGAAATCACTTACCATTTTCAAAATCCTAGCCACTGTCCAAAAGGGGTACTAAGAAAAGAAGGTTCTGGAAAAAATAGAAGCAAAGTTTTGTGCTTTCTGTAAGAAGCTGAAATGGGTCACTAATAATAGCAGCGTTTGAATAAATGAAGCTTTGAAAAGCAAATATAATTGAAGCTCCTTTTTAAGCCTTCTTTTGTCGTTAACGTTGTTTCCATTCGTTGTATGAGTAGTATATATAGAGAAAGAGAGAGCTTTTGTCCTGGATTCGTTGTTAGATGACTGTTtatggaagagagagagagagagagagagagagaggtgcgaTGCTGTTTCCGTGAAATTGgaatcttatttttattctttttcttttattatgttttctaatttttgtttcatttttttttaattatcaatgaAGGACACTTTATGAAGCAACTAGCATTACTGCATTATCAGCAAGGCAACTGGGCAACACGCCTATGCAAAtagacatttatttatttattatttaattttgatctaTAGTATATCTATGACTAATAATTTTGTTATGTCATTCATTATATTGTGCATTATTATATTATggagaaataattaaatatgtaGTTTTATGAATGGTATTGGTTGACTCAACCagtgtgtcttttttttttctaatttacaaTAATTCATAGATACCGTAACTCTAAATTAATTAGCCTTCCCACTAAGGTAAACTTTAGAATAATATTAATCATTTAAATTAGTCCctaaatttgaatatttttagtttttaataaatttatattttttagtagttttcaaAAGAATTTATTGGATATATTggcttatttattattttaatcaaatttttagtatacaaataatttttaataaattttattataaaataattaattctaaaagAATATATTCTATGACAAATTAgtcatatttaaaattataaaaatactaattaatccaGCAGGAATAATTTTGAGAACTTCTAAAGTCCAAAAATTCATTAGGGTCCAAAGTGACAAAAATATTCGattaaacatttttaaaaattaatttggcatttattctaaattttaaaagctcttattataactatttttaaaataattcatGTAGTGGTAAATTTACCATAGAAAAGTATTTAAATTATTCTTTCTATTTTAGAATGGAATAAGCTTTCCCAATTGGTTGAGTTAGGTTAGCAATATTTTAATCTGAATATTTTTTAACATCATCAAATTGTGGGTGAAGTGATGCCCTAGCAGAAAGAAGAATGTGAATGGaatttattcctttcttcttctctttgttTGCCTTGGAAGTTCAGAGAAATCAATCATCATCTTCCTatgaaaaagaaagtaataaactaGTAAAATTTTTTGGTCATAGTAATTTACCAaagaattattgttattattttttactgtttcattgattatttatttatttttttattatttatagtatTTCTCAATTCGATCAAGCAagactaatttattataaatctgaactttatttaagaatttattattagttaataaattattgcaCGCATAAAACAGAATTTAAATCTCGACACTTATTTAAGTGGACGAATTAGTCGGTGTTACTTATTTTCTACAACACCCAATTCCTCCAAAaagaagaatttttaaaaatgagaCTTGATGATCCAAGTAacctttataaaaaaaaattacatattaaacATAGTAAATAATCAGTGCCAAACCTAAAGTACGTATATTCAATTTGATACCTTTTTTTGTTTGGTTAATGCCAATAAGGAATCTATAAATCTTTGCGAAATATTCAAATATCTAATTAGTAGTTTGTTCttgcaaaaataataaaatgttatatacatacaaaaaattaactattaaatcaattattatatttttatataaaattatatctattatattatatatttttaatgtatatatttatatcataatatatattttatataaataattaatttaataactaattttttgagTTTACATAACGTAatcttgaaaaataatatttcacCAATCCATGCTTAATAGGATACTGATTTGGACCTATTATAATGTTTGcacttttataatattattattcatccaaattttgaaataattttgagaaaacaaattgatcttttttttgtacgaaaggtattatattattatgactattattattattaaaataatactgTGGTTTTCATAGCAGGCCGGTTACAAAATATAACATTGACATCATATAAAAAATCAACCTTCCTAAAAGAGAAAAGTTTCTGCTATTGTTGTGATTGTTTAGTAATACTTTATCGTTATCCAGTTTTCATTAATATAGTTTTATTCAAGAGTCAAATGGTTATTTATACCTCCCTCCTTCcattcctcttttcttttttcctttaatttctttttttttcaaataatgatTGCTTCATCCccctattttattaatatctAAATGGACACGGAATGCAAATTTTTGTGGTTAACCAAAGTTTAGGAAAGAAATGCAAATTATACATGTCGGTGTCCCTTTTCCTTATGATTTTAAAATCACCTCCATGCATATAAGATAAACAAACAATTTGAAATGGAGTGATTAATTTATTTATCCGCTTAAATAAGTATTTGAAGTTTGAATTTTAtcttatgtatatattatatagtaattcatttactaacaataaatttttaaatagaatttagatATATAACAGATTAATTTTTAGTCTATCAGTATCAGATTAAAAAATAatgtagacaaaaaaaaaatataagacatTACAAGTGTACACCATGACAGCATCCACTTgcctaaaaataaaaatgactaaTAAATAAGTCATATAGGAAATAAAACGAAAAATGGAATGAGATATATTATATGTGATGGAAGATTAACGTTATATATGCATATTAATATCAAGTATAATACACATACAAACTCACTTTTTTttcacaataaaaaattttattgaaagtaaGTCGGCACCTCACTTAATGatacaaaatagaataaatatatgaattaatttttaattaatcaatattaaccctttttcattataaaattaattttctagCTCTTATTTTTTAGAAGATTTGGGATTAGaagttagaatttaaaaatttataatttaaaagttaagataaattaaaaaaaaactgatGTTAACAAGAAAAAATAACTCTCTAATTAAATCCTTAATAATAAATAGGTGATTAACACTATACTTAACGTATATGCTAACACAAGTCTTTTTGGTGGAACAAATTAAATCTAGCTTTTGGTGTTTAAGGAAAGATGACTTTATCTTGGTTTTTGTTTCTGGTCTTTATCTTTTACTCATTGAGACAGTAATTTCTCACTTCTTAGAGTTGTGAATTATGACCatgttttattaaaattaaaattatattataaaagaaGGGGGAAAAAAAGATAAGGAACACATGGTAGACAATGGACCACATTAAGTGATAATTGATGATAAATTTGGCAGCGTGGGGTATGGTATATGTTAAGGATAAGTATCCAATTCACCTTTTGATTAATGGAAAGGCCAATATCAAAGAAAAGAGGAAACAATTTCATCTGCAACATTTATTTTTCTTCCCAACTGTTCAAAATGACCAAAAGACAATAACGCCTCAACAATCTAAAGTTATAGTCttagaattagaattatttttttaataaataattgttTTCATGCTTCCACTCTGTCATAGTTTCATTCACGATCTCAAAAATAGATAGCATTAAAAAAAGAGGAATAAAACTAGATGATAAACTTATTCATAGaaaaacataatattaaaaattaagaaCCAAACAAACcctagatatttttgaaaatattggtGAAGCACAATTTGATTGATATTAGAGCGGTTGAACCGTGTGGACCTAACTAAAGACAGATCACAGAAGTTGTATCAAGAGTTTGACAAGATCACAGCTTGTTTCATCCATCATATGGCTAATCTCTTTCCATGGATAAGACCTAATATTAATAGCaattacaataatatatataaaaaagattatTAAAGTTTGGAACACCTCCCAGAATCATCTTAGAAATTCAAACACTATAAAATAGTAACACTACTACTACTTCttctactactaataataataataaatataataaattcaaTTCCATAATATTTGAATAACAATTCTTGCTTGTCATTTCTAGATTGGTATGTTACATTCATATCCCTGATGAAGCCATAAAGTACAGATGGTACAGCTCATTTGGAATCAATTATCTAACTTAATTTGCCTAAGCTTTTATAAAATTGTTGCACATGAATAAAAGCAATGGTGCTCAAGAAAATCAATATGGTAGAAGCAAACAATTTCCAAGTTAAGAAACTATATTTAAATTGTGAGAACTAACAATGGACATAAGGTCAAAACTGAGCACTGGTATACAGAGATTTGAGGAATTTAGACCCCAAAAGCAAGGGGGGAAATACATGAAAAACCATGCTGACAGATTGCCACAACTTCAAGATAAGCAACGATCTTTGTCAGATAAAACCTACTCCAAAAGAAATAACTTCCAAAATGCAACTCTCCATGAACTATAGGAAAAACCTCCTCCGACTTGTATCCATTTCCGGCTAAAAGTGAGGTAAAAGAAGAACAAGGACAGATagaaaacagaaacagaaacaaaaaAACAGCAGTGTTAAGAAGACAGTAGAAATGATTAGCAAAGTCATATAAGGAATTGAAACAGCAATAAGGCTTGATTAACAAGTAAATTACCTTATGAACCCACTCATATTCTCCTCCCTTGGAGTCAAATGTTCCATGCTGCAGGCTGATCAATTTCAATGTGAAACGAGGGCCACATTCCTGCATTTTCAAAGAATTCATTAGAGACAGGTTTGGAGGCCTCAAACAGTAACAATGCTCGGATGAATAATTAGCTAAAATGCTGAACACTAAGAAGTATAAGAAACATTAGGGCCAAAATGAAGGTAAATGCAAAACATCAGAGCCATGTTTAACATAAATACCAAATAGTCAACAAGTAGAGTTTTAGTGGTAAATGAAAAGCAAATAGCAAAGAGCTGACACGAACCTGAAGACGAGCTATTGTTTTGTGATCAGGAACTTTCTCATTTGTCCCCTTTTCGTCCTTTTTACCTTTAGTATcagtctttttaatttctttggtttCAAAGATATACCTTAACAACAGGAAATGAAATCATTAATAGTGTAAAAAGTAGACAATATTAGTAGCTTGTAAGTCAAAGGGATATATACCGATGATGTCGGAAGAATATGAAGTCTCTCTGATTGTGGAACGTAACCACTCGTCGGCCTTTAAATTCTGGTTCTTGTGGGAAAAGTGACTGTATCAATCTATTTAAAAGGAGGAAAAATCATTAAATAAGGAGATTTAAAAGATGGGTAAAAGATTACACAAAGTATTGCTACACAAACAGACAAGGATCTAGAGAAAATATTGATAATTTGGAGAATAGGAAAGGTAGCCTTGTGATTGTTTGCacccttttcaaaataattcttaaaaaataacACTCACAAGTACAACATCATTTCAATTATACATACATCTGAATATACCAGAATTTAGAATGAAGCACATCCAGTAACATATAAATGTTAAACAACAAATGAAACATATAAGAAACTAAGCATAAGAGTAAAGACTGACCTTGCAACTCGATGCCCCAAACGCGTTGTGAAGTTATTGAACACAAGCTCAGGCTTGTGACTGGTTGGATTTCCATGATTCTGAAAGGGAAAATATAATACAATCAACAACAGAAGTTGGATACTTCATTGCCTACTTACCTTTGACATAACATGCCACACTTAACATCAATAGAAATGGATTCATCTACCAATATTTCCTATTAACAAAGGCCGATATATGTATACACTTACGGAACTTAAAGTAATTGTTTCTTGTATATGAATGCAAATACAAAAAGGAACCCAACCAAAATATGTTAGAATGGCTAACACCTCTTGACTTGAGGCACCGCATCATAaaacattttctttttccaccCACGATTTTGCGCATGAATTTTGTAGTCATACTGAAAAATATGCAGACCAATTCCATAGACCCATACAAATTATCATGTTTATGAAGAACAAATATCATACCTTTATATCCTTGCGCAAAACAAGCTTTGAAAGCTTGAAGTGAGCAGTAGGTCCATCAGGCAATCCAATGATTAAGAGAGCATCTGCAAATCAATGTAGTGAGGAATTAAAATGTTGTATAGGCATCACACTGAAATCTAAAGGAAAAGGCATAAGTACCCTACAAATAACATTGTGAAAACATTAAACTTATCTAGGACCTGAACCTACCTGGCTCACGGCGATTGGTGTGAACAACCACCATAGAAGTGAAGTCCTTTTTCTTCGCATATTCTACAATCTGACATTCACATCAAAATTAGAAAGAAGATTCAAATGGACTCTCCATATTAAACACCTACATAGAGAACAGACGCCCATTACCTTTTTTAAATCATAGGTTCCTCTCTTGAAGTAATGTGCATTTGGTATAACAGAAAGCAATTCTGATATAAAAGCAGGTCCCCTCTGCAGATTAAGTTATTTTCAACCAAAAGATGCAAACATGTAAGAAACAAGGCAAAGGAAGTAAAAAGGCATAATGGACAAAAGCAATACCATGTAGCAGACCTACCGAAGAATTGAAACGGCATGTGGTGATTAATATCTTTGGGGTTTGTTGCTGGCTCAAAATTTTGCTGAACTCATCAGCATCATTTCCAGCAAATAActgcaaaaaatacaaaaaaaaaatcaaataaagcattttttAAACAAACAGTTAAAATCATATCAGTTGCAATTCaacatgcaaaataaaaaaaaggaaattaaaactaaacatgattaaaaattatgaatatcaTCTGATTAGTAAATCACAATGATGCATATTCCTCTGTAGAAAAAAAGGTGAAATTACCACCAGAAGTAATTCTACCATCAACTTAACTAAAGATATAATACCAATTACCCACATTTATACACATGTTTGAACTTTGAATCAAATCTTATTCTAGAGTCTAAGTACAACAAAAACTAAAACCTTAATTCTAACAAGAACTAACTCAAAATGTACAACTAAGCATGTCAACTAAACAACTACATTGTGTGCGCAGTGTCATAAACCATATCTGTAAAGAAAATATACGCCAACTTCTTTCTTAACAGCTTTCTATATGCTTTTTCTTATTTTCCCTCCTAGGAGCTAGCAGACTACTCAAAAGCAGAACATAGAAAAGAAAGGCTCAAATTAATCAACTTTGAAGTGAAAAAAATGGGATCAAGGGAGACAGTGTAAAAAGAAAAACCTCTTCATCGTCGGGCATGCAAACAGTTTCGTCGAATTCCCTGGTGTTCTCGATGGTGCGTGGAACCTTCTTCTCTGGAGGCTGCACCCGTTCAAAACAAACAATGAAGCAATTCAACTCCGGTGAATTAAGATAAACATTCAAAACATATCACAATCACAAGCTTAGAcaacattttaatttaaaaaaaaaaaactaaaaatagtgatctttatttttaactgcaacaaaatcaggatattttagcataaaaatcacattttttatcCTAATCACCAATCCAAAAATTCCAATAACAAATGCAattattctcttgaaaaaaaaaacattaatacAATTGAATCAAAGTAGAACCTCTTCGCCGAGCTCAAGAGCTCTTTTCTCAGCGGCTTGGCGTTCCTTGAGCTTGTTGCGCT contains:
- the LOC112734727 gene encoding uncharacterized protein, which encodes MGAKRKKRSKGSDSDEDDERDSPPPKKQGASASSDSNSIKQKSKKKEILPSMIKNKEKRSEIHAKLKRQKKLEKRNKLKERQAAEKRALELGEEPPEKKVPRTIENTREFDETVCMPDDEELFAGNDADEFSKILSQQQTPKILITTCRFNSSRGPAFISELLSVIPNAHYFKRGTYDLKKIVEYAKKKDFTSMVVVHTNRREPDALLIIGLPDGPTAHFKLSKLVLRKDIKNHGNPTSHKPELVFNNFTTRLGHRVARLIQSLFPQEPEFKGRRVVTFHNQRDFIFFRHHRYIFETKEIKKTDTKGKKDEKGTNEKVPDHKTIARLQECGPRFTLKLISLQHGTFDSKGGEYEWVHKPEMDTSRRRFFL